The sequence below is a genomic window from Clostridium sp. BJN0001.
AAGCTGTTTAATTCCTTGTGATTTTGCTCCTGGATTATCATTACCATAACCCTCTAAAAGATTTATTACTCCCCACACTGAAAGTCCAGCTCCAATCGCTATTACCAATGT
It includes:
- a CDS encoding Maff2 family protein; translation: MEFFNSAIDVLKTLVIAIGAGLSVWGVINLLEGYGNDNPGAKSQGIKQLMAGGGVVLIGTTLIPLLSGLF